Proteins from one Gemmatimonadota bacterium genomic window:
- a CDS encoding tetratricopeptide repeat protein — translation MDNTRTILFCTLASVMLLSGCAQYRAYRHLDRAIALEANGDRETALAIFQAAVDICPEDAVLRRWLGRAYLRRSQYDAARVEFETALGLAPNYMILYRDLAIINEALERPDAAIAWLEKAISQVPEHRESYRDLVSLYLAHDQLSEAQSLLETVIEQWPKTIWAHFQLGGLYMVLKWPERAEEAYVQVLNIEPKNDNEAEIQARAHGELGNVYYERKNYERAEEFYKKALELNPLDDSSLNNLAWIYAIQGIHLREGIRLSRRSLRLRPHTPSYLDTLAELHYQMGNTERAIFIIRQAIALNPDNPEVRAHLHRQLAKFISGGRGKV, via the coding sequence ATGGATAACACGCGCACAATTCTCTTTTGCACACTCGCATCCGTCATGCTTTTGTCTGGCTGTGCACAGTATCGGGCGTATCGCCATTTAGACCGCGCGATTGCTCTCGAGGCCAATGGCGATCGCGAAACAGCGCTGGCGATATTTCAGGCTGCTGTGGATATTTGTCCTGAAGACGCGGTTTTGCGGCGGTGGTTGGGCAGGGCATATCTGAGGCGCAGCCAATACGACGCAGCGCGCGTCGAATTTGAAACTGCGCTCGGATTAGCGCCCAATTATATGATCTTGTACCGTGACCTCGCAATCATCAATGAAGCACTTGAGAGGCCAGACGCCGCTATCGCGTGGCTGGAAAAAGCCATATCACAAGTACCCGAGCATCGGGAATCTTACCGCGACCTCGTCAGCCTCTATCTGGCTCACGACCAGTTGAGCGAAGCCCAATCCCTATTGGAAACAGTTATCGAACAGTGGCCAAAAACGATATGGGCACATTTTCAACTGGGCGGTCTTTACATGGTATTAAAATGGCCCGAGCGAGCCGAAGAAGCTTATGTACAGGTACTGAATATTGAACCCAAAAACGACAATGAAGCAGAAATACAGGCACGCGCGCACGGCGAGTTGGGCAATGTCTATTACGAACGCAAAAACTATGAGCGAGCCGAAGAATTCTACAAAAAGGCACTGGAGCTCAACCCCCTCGACGACAGCAGCCTGAACAATCTCGCCTGGATATACGCCATTCAGGGGATACACCTGCGCGAAGGCATTCGCCTATCGCGGCGGTCTTTGCGCCTGCGCCCACACACGCCTTCCTACCTGGACACACTGGCCGAATTGCATTACCAGATGGGCAACACCGAGCGCGCCATTTTCATCATCCGCCAGGCCATTGCATTGAATCCAGATAATCCAGAAGTGCGCGCCCATCTCCATCGACAACTCGCCAAATTTATTTCCGGCGGACGGGGAAAGGTATAA